In Dehalobacter sp. 12DCB1, one genomic interval encodes:
- a CDS encoding DUF1015 family protein, with protein sequence MATIRPFKALRPREELAAKVAALPYDVYNREEALAEVRKEPLSFLHIDRAETQFASEVSPYDTRVYERARDSLQEMIQNGVFVREDRPCYYVYELVMNGRSQTGLVGCAAIDDYLNNVIKKHEKTREDKEIDRINHVDICKAQTGPIFLAYRSQQGINEVVSRIKQESPLYDFIALDGIRHTVWKIDGDHDLAAVYSGFQNTRSIYIADGHHRAASAVKVGLRRRDAHPGFTGEEEFNYFLSVLFPHDQLMILDYNRVVKDLNAYQKDALLNEIEKAFIVTKMEAEPYKPQKKAVFGMYLEESWYKLEARDEILCDDPVEGLDVSLLQNHLLTPILDIKDVRTDKRIDFVGGIRGLKELEKRVASDMKLAFSMYPTSIDELFAVSDADKLMPPKSTWFEPKLRSGLLIHELE encoded by the coding sequence TTGGCTACGATCAGACCGTTTAAAGCGCTGCGGCCGAGGGAAGAGCTTGCCGCGAAAGTCGCAGCACTTCCTTATGATGTCTATAACCGCGAAGAAGCATTGGCTGAAGTAAGAAAAGAACCGTTGTCATTTTTGCACATTGACCGGGCAGAGACCCAGTTCGCTTCTGAGGTCAGTCCTTATGATACCCGGGTCTATGAGAGAGCGAGAGACAGTCTGCAGGAAATGATCCAAAACGGCGTTTTTGTCAGGGAGGATAGACCCTGCTATTATGTGTATGAACTGGTGATGAATGGCCGTTCCCAGACGGGCTTGGTCGGTTGTGCCGCGATTGATGATTACCTGAACAATGTTATCAAAAAACATGAAAAAACCAGAGAAGATAAGGAAATTGACAGAATCAATCATGTCGACATTTGCAAGGCCCAGACCGGCCCGATCTTTTTGGCTTATCGGTCTCAACAGGGAATTAATGAGGTTGTCAGCCGAATTAAACAAGAAAGCCCCCTCTATGATTTCATTGCTCTGGACGGAATCAGACATACCGTTTGGAAAATAGACGGGGATCATGATTTGGCTGCGGTCTATTCCGGATTTCAAAATACCCGGAGCATCTATATTGCGGATGGACACCACAGAGCGGCTTCGGCGGTAAAAGTAGGCTTGCGCAGAAGAGACGCCCATCCCGGTTTTACCGGAGAGGAAGAATTCAATTATTTTCTTTCTGTCCTTTTCCCGCACGATCAACTGATGATCCTGGATTACAATAGAGTGGTCAAAGATCTTAATGCTTATCAGAAAGATGCCCTGCTGAATGAAATAGAAAAAGCATTTATTGTAACCAAAATGGAGGCTGAACCCTATAAACCTCAGAAAAAAGCGGTCTTTGGCATGTATTTGGAAGAATCATGGTATAAACTGGAGGCTAGGGATGAGATTCTTTGCGATGATCCTGTGGAAGGCTTGGACGTTTCACTGCTGCAAAATCATCTCTTAACACCGATCCTGGATATCAAAGATGTCAGAACGGATAAACGAATCGATTTTGTCGGTGGTATACGTGGCCTTAAGGAACTGGAAAAGCGGGTGGCCAGTGATATGAAACTTGCCTTTTCGATGTATCCGACATCGATTGATGAACTTTTTGCGGTATCTGATGCAGATAAGCTTATGCCGCCCAAATCTACCTGGTTTGAACCCAA
- a CDS encoding phosphoglycerate dehydrogenase, with protein MFKINCLNPIARIGLDNFSEEYAITDNYEEADAVLVRSASVHELDLPDSLQAIARAGAGVNNIPLDKCAEKGIVVFNTPGANANGVKELVLAGLFLASRDIIDGVNWVNTVKDDPDIAKLVEKNKAKYAGIEISGKKLGVIGLGAIGVLVANAAMKLGMEVYGYDPFISVRSAWHLSKYIKPSKSLAEIYKECDFISIHVPLSDATQGMLNEEAFKMMKNGVRILNFSRDSLVNEEDMIAALKVGKVCKYVTDFPTPKMASLNEVIAIPHLGASTCESEDNCAVMAVSQLMDYLENGTIRNSVNYPDCDNGYPDNAGRLGIHHKNIPNMIGQFTSALAQENINISDMINKSKGQYAYTLVDIETPSTPEIKQKIEAIEGVYRVRIVK; from the coding sequence ATGTTTAAAATCAATTGTTTAAATCCGATTGCCAGGATTGGGCTGGACAATTTCTCGGAAGAATATGCTATTACGGATAACTATGAAGAGGCGGATGCCGTTCTGGTCAGAAGTGCCAGTGTTCATGAACTGGACCTGCCGGATTCTCTGCAGGCAATTGCCCGGGCCGGAGCAGGAGTGAACAATATACCGCTTGATAAATGCGCTGAAAAAGGGATTGTTGTTTTCAATACGCCGGGGGCTAATGCCAATGGTGTTAAGGAATTAGTACTTGCCGGACTGTTTCTGGCATCCCGTGACATTATCGACGGCGTAAACTGGGTAAATACTGTTAAAGATGATCCGGATATTGCTAAACTTGTTGAGAAAAATAAGGCCAAGTATGCAGGTATTGAAATCAGCGGTAAGAAACTGGGTGTGATCGGGCTTGGAGCGATTGGGGTTCTCGTAGCGAATGCGGCGATGAAACTTGGCATGGAAGTATACGGGTATGATCCGTTCATTTCTGTCCGCTCGGCATGGCATTTGTCTAAATATATCAAGCCGAGCAAATCCTTGGCGGAGATTTATAAAGAATGTGATTTTATCAGCATCCATGTACCTTTGTCCGATGCAACTCAAGGCATGCTGAATGAAGAAGCCTTCAAGATGATGAAGAACGGCGTCCGCATTCTAAATTTCTCGCGCGATTCTTTAGTCAACGAAGAAGATATGATTGCAGCACTAAAAGTTGGCAAGGTATGCAAATATGTTACCGACTTTCCTACTCCTAAGATGGCGTCTCTGAATGAAGTCATTGCTATTCCTCACTTGGGGGCCTCCACCTGTGAGTCAGAGGATAACTGTGCGGTGATGGCTGTCAGCCAGCTTATGGATTATCTTGAAAACGGCACGATCAGAAATTCCGTGAACTATCCGGACTGCGACAACGGTTATCCTGATAATGCCGGCCGCCTCGGGATTCATCACAAAAATATCCCGAATATGATTGGTCAGTTCACTTCGGCCCTGGCTCAGGAGAATATTAATATCTCTGATATGATTAATAAAAGCAAAGGCCAGTATGCCTATACCTTGGTTGATATTGAGACACCATCCACACCGGAAATAAAGCAGAAAATTGAAGCAATTGAAGGAGTCTACAGAGTCAGAATCGTAAAGTAA
- the serC gene encoding 3-phosphoserine/phosphohydroxythreonine transaminase has protein sequence MTRVFNFSAGPAVLPEEVLKEAAEEMLDYDVTGMSVMEMSHRSKAFEKIIGDAEQDLRDLLNIPDNYKVLFLQGGASQQFAMVPMNLMKNRVADYLNTGQWAKKAIQEGKIYGKINVIASSEDKTYTYIPDLKDLKISGDADYVYICHNNTIYGTKFTELPETGDKILVADMSSDFLSEPVDVSKYGLIFAGAQKNVGPAGVVVVIIREDLITDDVLPGTPTMLKYKTQADNKSLYNTPPAYGIYICGKVFKWLKKLGGLEVMKKINEEKAAILYDYLDSSKMFKGTVVKKDRSLMNVPFVTGSEELDKKFTKEAKEAGLVNLEGHRSVGGMRASIYNAMPMEGVKALVAFMKKFEEGNI, from the coding sequence ATGACAAGAGTATTTAATTTTTCTGCCGGACCGGCAGTATTGCCTGAAGAAGTTCTCAAAGAAGCTGCTGAGGAAATGCTGGATTATGATGTCACGGGGATGTCCGTGATGGAAATGAGCCATCGCTCCAAAGCTTTTGAAAAAATTATTGGTGATGCGGAGCAGGATCTTAGAGATTTGCTAAATATCCCAGATAATTATAAGGTACTATTCCTGCAAGGCGGCGCATCACAACAGTTTGCCATGGTCCCGATGAATTTGATGAAGAATAGGGTTGCCGATTACCTTAACACCGGACAGTGGGCTAAAAAAGCGATCCAGGAAGGAAAGATCTACGGTAAAATTAATGTCATTGCTTCCTCAGAAGACAAAACATATACGTATATTCCGGATCTGAAAGACCTGAAGATCTCCGGGGACGCTGACTATGTGTACATTTGCCATAATAACACCATCTACGGAACGAAGTTTACAGAACTTCCTGAAACCGGTGACAAAATCCTGGTTGCGGACATGTCCTCGGATTTTCTGTCTGAACCTGTAGATGTAAGCAAATATGGTTTGATCTTTGCCGGTGCTCAAAAAAATGTCGGACCGGCCGGCGTTGTCGTTGTCATTATTCGGGAGGACCTGATTACGGATGATGTGCTGCCGGGAACGCCTACCATGTTAAAATACAAAACACAGGCAGACAACAAGTCACTCTATAACACACCGCCGGCCTATGGCATTTATATTTGCGGCAAAGTATTTAAATGGCTGAAAAAACTTGGCGGACTCGAAGTCATGAAAAAAATCAATGAGGAAAAAGCCGCAATTCTATATGACTATCTTGATTCCAGCAAAATGTTTAAAGGAACAGTCGTTAAGAAAGACCGTTCACTTATGAATGTGCCGTTTGTAACCGGATCGGAAGAACTGGATAAGAAATTTACTAAAGAAGCCAAAGAGGCCGGCTTGGTAAATTTAGAAGGTCATCGCTCAGTCGGTGGAATGAGAGCGAGCATTTACAATGCGATGCCCATGGAAGGCGTGAAAGCGTTAGTCGCATTTATGAAAAAATTTGAAGAAGGAAACATCTAG